The Bacillus sp. Y1 genome has a window encoding:
- the ald gene encoding alanine dehydrogenase, giving the protein MHIGVPKEIKNNENRVAMTPAGVINLVKFGHVVHIETGAGLGSGFSDADYVDAGAIIVESALETWSMDMVMKVKEPLPEEYQYFREGLILFTYLHLAPEPELTKALIENKVVGIAYETVQLSNGSLPLLTPMSEVAGRMATQIGAQFLEKVHGGKGILLAGVPGVNRGKVTIIGGGVAGTNAAKMAIGLGASVTIIDLSPDRLRQLDDIFGSDVTTLMSNHYNIAEEVKSSDLVIGAVLIPGAKAPKLVTEEMIQSMSPGSVVVDIAIDQGGIFETTDRITTHDKPTYEKHGVVHYAVANMPGAVPRTSTMALTNVTVPYALQIANKGYKKACLENEALLKGINTLEGYVTYEAVAEAHGLEYAASRELLEK; this is encoded by the coding sequence ATGCATATTGGAGTTCCTAAAGAAATAAAGAACAACGAAAATCGAGTCGCTATGACTCCTGCTGGTGTTATTAATTTAGTGAAGTTTGGGCATGTAGTACATATTGAAACAGGGGCTGGTCTTGGATCAGGTTTTAGTGACGCTGATTATGTGGATGCAGGTGCTATCATTGTTGAAAGCGCTTTAGAAACGTGGTCGATGGATATGGTAATGAAAGTTAAAGAACCACTTCCAGAGGAATATCAGTATTTCCGAGAAGGATTGATTTTATTTACATATTTACATTTAGCTCCAGAGCCAGAATTAACAAAGGCATTAATCGAAAACAAAGTAGTTGGAATTGCCTATGAAACGGTCCAACTATCCAATGGAAGCCTTCCGCTATTAACTCCAATGAGTGAAGTAGCTGGACGAATGGCTACACAGATTGGTGCTCAATTCCTAGAAAAGGTACATGGCGGGAAAGGAATTCTTCTTGCTGGTGTGCCAGGTGTGAATAGAGGGAAAGTAACCATCATTGGTGGTGGAGTTGCAGGAACAAATGCAGCAAAAATGGCAATTGGGCTAGGTGCAAGTGTAACGATTATCGATCTTAGTCCTGATAGACTTCGTCAGCTTGATGACATTTTCGGCAGTGATGTGACGACTCTTATGTCTAACCACTACAATATCGCTGAAGAAGTAAAAAGCTCCGACTTAGTCATTGGTGCGGTGTTAATACCAGGAGCGAAAGCGCCTAAGCTTGTGACAGAAGAAATGATTCAGTCGATGTCACCAGGCTCGGTTGTAGTGGATATTGCCATTGACCAAGGTGGTATTTTTGAAACGACTGACCGTATTACCACACATGATAAGCCAACATATGAAAAGCATGGCGTTGTGCATTATGCTGTAGCAAACATGCCAGGCGCAGTACCACGTACTTCAACGATGGCTTTAACAAATGTAACGGTACCTTATGCACTTCAAATTGCAAACAAGGGCTATAAAAAAGCTTGTCTTGAAAATGAAGCATTATTAAAAGGAATCAATACCCTTGAAGGGTATGTTACATACGAAGCTGTGGCGGAAGCTCATGGATTAGAATATGCAGCTTCTCGTGAACTATTAGAAAAATAG
- a CDS encoding YtrH family sporulation protein produces MIVVSEQPYISILIDAYFIALGVLLGGALIGGLSAFLTGKPMLTEIYRISTSIRIWAIIAAIGGTFDTVYSFEKGFLDGGTKDIFKQFLLILTAMGGAQTGATIINWLTQEHI; encoded by the coding sequence ATGATTGTTGTGAGCGAACAACCGTATATATCGATTTTAATAGATGCCTATTTTATAGCTCTAGGTGTTTTATTAGGCGGGGCACTCATCGGTGGGCTATCTGCATTCTTGACCGGAAAACCAATGCTAACGGAAATTTACCGAATATCAACTTCGATACGGATTTGGGCAATTATTGCTGCGATAGGCGGAACATTTGATACGGTTTATAGCTTTGAAAAAGGTTTCTTAGATGGAGGTACGAAGGATATCTTTAAACAATTCCTGCTCATTCTTACTGCTATGGGTGGTGCACAAACGGGAGCAACTATCATTAACTGGTTAACTCAGGAGCATATTTAA
- a CDS encoding CBS domain-containing protein, whose product MATKHEQILQYIDELPIGEKISVRQIAKALNVSEGTAYRAIKDAENKGYVSTIERVGTIRIERKKKENIEKLTFAEVVNIVDGQVLGGRAGLHKTLNKFVIGAMKLEQMMRYTGAGNLLIVGNRTKAHEYALNAGAAVLITGGFDTEDEVKRLADDLQLPIISTSYDTFTVAAMINRAIYDQLIKKEIVLVEDILTSINETIYLKTTDTIEDWHEKNRETKHSRFPVVDHQMKVQGMVTSKDVMGIADTTSIEKIMTKNPMTVTGKTSVASCAHSMVWEGIEVLPVVDDNNRLEGIISRQDVLKALQMIQRQPQVGETIDDIVTNQLVVTKGKTKNEDVLRCEVSPQMTNSIGTISYGVFTTIVTEAANGVLRGYKKGDLVVENMTIYFLKPVQMDSVLEIYPKVLEVGRKFGKVDVEVYNENVLVGKAMMMCQLIDRH is encoded by the coding sequence TTGGCTACAAAACATGAACAAATTCTTCAATATATTGATGAACTACCGATAGGTGAAAAAATTTCAGTAAGGCAAATTGCCAAGGCGCTTAATGTGAGTGAAGGAACAGCGTATCGTGCTATAAAAGATGCAGAGAATAAAGGGTATGTGAGTACCATTGAACGTGTCGGAACGATTCGAATTGAAAGAAAGAAAAAAGAGAATATTGAAAAACTGACATTTGCTGAAGTAGTAAATATTGTTGATGGACAAGTTCTCGGTGGACGTGCAGGTTTACATAAAACGTTAAATAAGTTTGTCATTGGTGCGATGAAGCTTGAACAAATGATGCGTTACACAGGTGCAGGTAATCTACTCATTGTAGGGAACCGAACAAAAGCTCACGAGTATGCATTGAATGCTGGAGCTGCCGTGCTTATCACTGGTGGATTTGATACGGAGGATGAAGTGAAAAGGTTGGCCGATGATCTCCAGTTGCCAATTATTTCAACTAGCTATGATACCTTCACGGTTGCTGCAATGATTAACCGTGCAATTTACGATCAGTTAATAAAGAAAGAAATTGTACTTGTTGAAGATATTTTAACTTCAATTAACGAGACCATCTATTTAAAAACAACGGATACGATTGAAGATTGGCATGAAAAAAATCGTGAAACAAAGCATAGTCGTTTTCCAGTAGTCGACCACCAAATGAAGGTGCAAGGGATGGTTACTTCAAAGGACGTTATGGGAATTGCAGATACTACAAGCATTGAAAAAATCATGACAAAAAATCCGATGACTGTTACTGGAAAAACGAGTGTTGCCTCCTGTGCCCACTCGATGGTATGGGAAGGAATAGAGGTCCTTCCAGTTGTTGATGACAATAATCGCTTAGAGGGAATCATTAGCAGACAGGATGTACTAAAGGCTCTACAAATGATTCAACGACAGCCTCAAGTCGGAGAAACGATTGATGACATCGTTACAAATCAGCTTGTAGTCACGAAAGGAAAAACAAAGAACGAGGACGTTCTCCGCTGTGAAGTAAGCCCTCAAATGACAAACTCGATTGGGACGATTTCTTATGGTGTGTTCACTACTATTGTGACAGAGGCAGCTAATGGTGTTCTAAGAGGATATAAAAAAGGTGATCTAGTCGTTGAAAATATGACGATATATTTTCTAAAACCAGTTCAAATGGATAGTGTATTAGAAATTTATCCGAAAGTGCTAGAGGTTGGGCGTAAATTCGGGAAGGTCGATGTGGAAGTATATAACGAAAATGTATTAGTTGGTAAGGCGATGATGATGTGTCAGCTGATTGATCGACACTAG
- a CDS encoding DHH family phosphoesterase: MKDQIIETIKQYDTIIIHRHVRPDPDAYGSQGGLAEVLKASFPDKTIYTVGQEERSLQYLRRLDEISDDTYNGALVIVTDTANQERICDQRYLSGDKLIKIDHHPNEDPYGDIVWVDTTSSSTSEMIYELYLYGQEKGLQMSDQAARLLYAGIVGDTGRFLYPSTNDRTFQYAGELIKYNFSRTEVYDGMYELPMNVVKLNGYVLQNFEMNENGVASMILPKELLAKYDVRAADASLLVSALGSVQGIKAWAFFIEENDQIRVRLRSKGPVINGIAKKYKGGGHPLAAGASIYSWDEVPHVMKDIEEVCK, translated from the coding sequence ATGAAAGATCAAATAATTGAAACGATTAAACAGTACGATACCATTATTATTCATCGACATGTTCGTCCAGATCCGGATGCATATGGGTCCCAAGGGGGACTGGCAGAAGTTTTAAAGGCTTCTTTCCCGGACAAAACGATTTACACAGTTGGACAAGAGGAACGGTCTTTACAATATTTGAGAAGGCTTGATGAAATAAGTGATGATACATATAATGGGGCTCTAGTTATTGTGACAGATACCGCTAATCAAGAGCGTATTTGTGACCAAAGATACCTCTCTGGAGACAAATTGATTAAAATAGACCATCATCCAAACGAGGATCCATACGGAGATATTGTCTGGGTTGATACGACTTCTAGCTCAACAAGTGAGATGATTTATGAACTTTATTTGTATGGTCAAGAAAAGGGCTTACAAATGTCAGATCAAGCAGCTAGATTATTATATGCAGGAATTGTTGGAGATACGGGGAGATTTCTTTACCCAAGTACGAATGATCGAACATTCCAATATGCTGGCGAGTTGATAAAATATAATTTCTCTCGTACAGAAGTTTATGACGGAATGTACGAACTACCAATGAATGTTGTTAAGTTGAATGGCTATGTCCTTCAAAATTTTGAAATGAACGAAAATGGTGTTGCATCCATGATCCTTCCAAAGGAACTGCTTGCTAAATACGATGTAAGAGCAGCAGATGCCTCTCTTCTTGTAAGTGCTCTAGGAAGTGTACAAGGAATTAAAGCATGGGCTTTCTTTATTGAGGAAAATGATCAAATTCGGGTTCGCCTTCGTTCAAAAGGTCCGGTTATTAATGGCATTGCAAAGAAATATAAAGGTGGAGGCCATCCTCTCGCAGCTGGAGCCTCCATCTATTCATGGGATGAAGTACCACATGTCATGAAGGATATTGAAGAAGTTTGTAAGTAA
- the ytrI gene encoding sporulation membrane protein YtrI — MRIPPFYRLRAIQQFIAGMALGGVISWCVFLYIYGDWQETYSKELKQQEERIKDLEKEKNIWQNDYRELNKKNEELLIVQDIKIKIIVNQKYELDSFSIYEVEEAIKEDINPLLKMDIDTAYKSSDWVKKVIENRTHKINDKRYQLKVKEIVFYTTLSIQLEMQLANN; from the coding sequence ATGAGAATCCCGCCTTTCTACCGACTTCGTGCTATCCAGCAGTTTATTGCAGGAATGGCGTTAGGTGGAGTAATCAGTTGGTGTGTATTTCTTTATATTTACGGAGATTGGCAAGAAACCTACTCAAAAGAGCTGAAACAACAAGAAGAACGTATAAAGGATTTAGAAAAAGAAAAGAATATTTGGCAAAATGATTACCGTGAACTAAATAAGAAAAACGAAGAACTTCTCATCGTCCAAGATATTAAAATTAAAATTATAGTGAATCAAAAATACGAATTAGATTCCTTTAGCATTTATGAGGTGGAAGAAGCCATTAAAGAGGATATCAATCCATTATTAAAGATGGATATAGATACTGCTTACAAAAGTAGTGATTGGGTTAAAAAGGTCATTGAAAATCGGACACACAAGATAAATGATAAAAGATACCAATTAAAAGTAAAGGAAATTGTGTTTTATACTACATTATCCATTCAACTTGAGATGCAATTAGCCAATAATTAA
- a CDS encoding metal-dependent hydrolase translates to MKISFHGHSVILVEANGTRILFDPFINGNPATDLKVGEVKADVIIVTHGHNDHLGDTVELAKKNNALVIGTAEMADYLSSKGVRTHGLHIGGGFNFEFGRVKLTQAFHGSGYINEKNEIVYLGMPAGVLLTIDGKTIYHAGDTGLFSDMKLIGDRNQIDVAFLPIGDNFTMGPDDAAYAAELLQAKKVVPIHFDTFPLLKQDPQAFVNMLPTGVGVVLEVGQSIEL, encoded by the coding sequence ATGAAGATTAGCTTTCATGGACATTCAGTTATTTTAGTTGAGGCAAACGGAACGAGAATTCTTTTTGATCCTTTTATTAATGGAAACCCAGCAACCGATTTAAAAGTAGGGGAAGTAAAAGCAGATGTGATAATTGTAACTCATGGACATAATGATCATCTTGGGGATACCGTTGAACTGGCAAAAAAGAATAATGCGCTAGTAATCGGAACAGCAGAAATGGCAGATTATTTAAGTTCAAAAGGGGTAAGAACGCACGGATTGCATATCGGAGGAGGATTTAATTTCGAGTTTGGTAGGGTAAAGCTAACCCAAGCATTTCACGGGTCAGGGTACATAAACGAGAAAAATGAAATCGTTTACCTTGGCATGCCTGCCGGTGTCCTTTTAACGATTGACGGAAAGACGATTTACCATGCTGGGGATACAGGACTATTTTCAGATATGAAACTAATTGGAGACCGAAATCAAATTGATGTAGCTTTCCTGCCGATCGGGGACAATTTTACGATGGGACCTGACGATGCTGCTTATGCGGCAGAACTTCTCCAAGCGAAGAAGGTTGTACCCATTCACTTTGATACCTTCCCATTGCTTAAGCAAGATCCACAAGCATTTGTTAACATGCTTCCAACAGGAGTTGGAGTTGTGCTTGAAGTAGGTCAGTCAATAGAATTATAG
- a CDS encoding M24 family metallopeptidase, translated as MTSKLNTIAEWLKQEQIDFCFLTNPDSVFYVSGFLSDPHERLLGVGIFQSGDPFLVCPSMEKEDAKKAGWGYDIIGYTDIENPWTLIHKLCNDRTNSVEKIAIEKEHMNVERYELIRSLFPQATFLPAEEKLRKLRMVKSESEIAAIREACALADYAIEVGCSEIAEGKTELEVLAAIEYELKKKGVSEMSFSTMVLTGENGASPHGNPGLTKMKKGDLVLFDLGVIVDGYCSDITRTVALGDISNKQKDIYDTVLKAQAAAIEASKPGVTCKSVDLTARNIISNAGYGEYFPHRLGHGLGISVHEYPSLTETNSLLLEEGMVFTIEPGIYVPGVAGVRIEDDVLVTSNGVEILTKFPKELQIIR; from the coding sequence GTGACTAGTAAACTGAACACAATAGCTGAATGGCTTAAACAAGAACAAATTGACTTTTGCTTTTTAACTAACCCTGACAGTGTGTTTTATGTAAGTGGATTTTTAAGCGATCCCCATGAAAGACTACTAGGTGTAGGTATTTTCCAAAGTGGAGACCCATTCCTTGTTTGTCCTTCTATGGAGAAGGAAGATGCGAAGAAGGCAGGCTGGGGCTATGATATTATCGGATATACGGATATTGAAAATCCATGGACATTGATACATAAGCTTTGTAACGATCGAACGAATTCAGTAGAAAAAATTGCAATTGAAAAAGAACATATGAATGTGGAGCGCTACGAGCTTATTCGTTCCCTATTTCCACAAGCCACCTTTCTTCCTGCAGAGGAAAAGCTCCGCAAATTACGGATGGTAAAAAGCGAAAGCGAAATTGCTGCGATTCGCGAGGCATGTGCCCTAGCTGATTACGCAATTGAAGTAGGTTGTTCTGAAATTGCGGAAGGGAAAACAGAACTTGAAGTATTAGCAGCCATTGAATATGAATTAAAGAAAAAAGGTGTTTCAGAGATGTCTTTTTCTACCATGGTTTTGACGGGGGAAAATGGAGCTTCTCCTCATGGAAACCCTGGATTGACTAAAATGAAAAAAGGCGATCTTGTTCTTTTTGATTTAGGAGTCATTGTTGACGGATACTGCTCAGATATTACTCGTACCGTTGCTCTAGGTGATATTAGTAACAAGCAAAAAGACATTTATGATACCGTATTAAAAGCTCAAGCCGCAGCTATCGAAGCTAGTAAGCCTGGTGTCACTTGTAAATCGGTCGACCTTACTGCAAGAAATATTATTTCAAATGCCGGTTACGGTGAATATTTTCCTCACCGACTCGGTCACGGGCTAGGAATAAGTGTTCATGAATATCCATCTCTCACTGAAACGAATTCGCTTCTGCTTGAAGAAGGCATGGTCTTTACGATTGAACCAGGAATCTACGTTCCTGGAGTAGCGGGTGTCAGAATTGAAGATGACGTTCTTGTTACCTCCAATGGGGTTGAGATATTAACAAAGTTTCCAAAAGAATTACAAATAATAAGATAA
- the dnaE gene encoding DNA polymerase III subunit alpha, with protein sequence MSFVHLQVQSAFSLLSSTASVEQLVKGAKEKGFTMLALTDYNVMHGAVTFYKQCLKHEMKPIIGLTVDVQSEITSNRAYPLVLLAKNQVGFQNLMKISSVVQTKSKEGIPLKWLRHYATGLFAISPGRAGEIESYLIENNEEQAEKCVELYKHIFGEDSFYLSLQIHNVPAETSLLNKVVALGNFHSVPTVVTNNVRYLQQSDSFAHECLLAIKNGEKLQDDDRERLETDQYYLKTSSEMVELFTDFPEALENTWRIAEECNVMVELHKQKLPKYPTPEGETAEGLLEKLCMKGLTERYSHVTDSHTDRLRYELSVIKKMKFADYFLIVWDFMRFSRDQDILTGPGRGSAAGSLVSYVLYITDVDPLKYDLLFERFLNPERITMPDIDIDFPDHRRDEVIEYVANKYGEAHVAQIVTFGTLAAKAALRDVGRAFGLNTKELEGLSRTVPSQLGISLKDAYAQSERLRAFVNESSTNQRLFETAVKLEGLPRHTSTHAAGVVISEEPLVNTVPISDGSQSVYLTQYAMDDLEEVGLLKMDFLGLRNLSLIESIIDVIKKRARINLDIKTIPLDDQDTYSMLSRGETTGVFQLESEGMRNVLKRLKPTNFEDIVAVNALYRPGPMENIPMFIDRKHGKEHISYLHEDLKPILENTYGIIVYQEQIMQIASTMAGFSLGEADLLRRAVGKKKKEILDKERQHFVEGAITKGYETSIANEVYDLIVKFANYGFNRSHAVAYSVIAYQLAYLKAKYPVYFMAALLSSSIGNESKIAQYIKECREMGIQILPPSINKSGYTFLVENHAIRYSLTAIKGIGVAALKGLFTARKSKKFTDLFDFCIRVSAKSVNRKALESLIHSGSFDEFGEDRAVLLASLDVALDHAQLVNPDDAQQGDLFSDDEFFLKPKYVNVDPIRAEDKLRQEKEALGLYLSDHPVSIYEREAKLEQAMAISTISNEGRNVRVLVYITEMKKIRTKKGETMAFLTVSDQSGDMEAVVFPTVLKRYTILLQQGNIVIFDGKIEERNGGKQLVISSAKEVVKNEEAVEGKNVLYLKIQKHQEQGEFLHTLKKLLNRYSGGTPVILYYEETRKSIRLGKEDYVQPTTVLLSEIQSLLGSDNVILK encoded by the coding sequence ATGTCTTTTGTTCACCTTCAAGTGCAAAGTGCGTTTAGTTTATTATCAAGCACAGCTTCCGTTGAACAATTGGTAAAGGGAGCAAAAGAAAAGGGATTTACGATGCTCGCATTAACTGATTATAATGTCATGCATGGTGCAGTTACCTTTTATAAGCAATGCTTAAAGCATGAGATGAAACCGATCATTGGGCTTACAGTGGATGTTCAAAGTGAAATAACTTCCAATAGGGCGTACCCGCTTGTACTTTTAGCAAAAAATCAAGTGGGTTTCCAAAACTTAATGAAAATTTCTAGTGTTGTACAAACGAAGTCAAAGGAAGGTATTCCATTAAAATGGCTTAGACATTACGCAACGGGATTATTTGCGATTTCTCCTGGCCGTGCGGGAGAAATCGAATCGTATTTAATAGAGAATAACGAAGAACAAGCAGAAAAATGTGTGGAGTTATATAAACATATATTTGGAGAAGATAGCTTTTATCTGTCCTTACAAATTCATAACGTTCCTGCTGAAACAAGTCTTTTAAACAAAGTCGTTGCTCTAGGGAACTTTCATTCGGTACCAACAGTCGTTACAAATAATGTTAGATATTTACAACAATCTGATTCATTTGCCCATGAGTGTTTGTTAGCTATAAAGAATGGGGAGAAGTTACAGGATGATGACAGGGAACGTTTGGAGACAGACCAATATTATTTAAAAACGAGCTCAGAGATGGTTGAACTTTTTACAGATTTCCCTGAAGCGTTAGAAAATACTTGGCGAATTGCTGAAGAATGTAATGTTATGGTTGAGCTACATAAGCAAAAGCTTCCTAAGTACCCAACACCAGAGGGGGAAACGGCAGAAGGATTGTTAGAAAAGCTTTGCATGAAAGGACTTACTGAAAGGTACAGCCATGTAACCGATTCACACACAGATCGGTTACGATACGAATTAAGCGTAATAAAGAAAATGAAATTTGCTGATTACTTTTTAATTGTTTGGGATTTTATGAGGTTTTCACGTGATCAGGATATATTAACGGGTCCAGGTAGAGGTTCGGCAGCAGGATCATTGGTGTCATATGTGTTGTACATTACGGATGTAGACCCGTTAAAATACGATTTGTTATTTGAAAGGTTTTTAAATCCAGAACGTATCACAATGCCTGATATCGATATCGATTTTCCAGATCATCGCCGCGATGAGGTGATAGAGTATGTTGCTAACAAGTACGGAGAAGCACATGTGGCTCAAATCGTTACTTTTGGTACGTTGGCAGCGAAAGCGGCCCTTCGTGATGTTGGAAGAGCCTTTGGATTGAATACAAAGGAGCTCGAAGGTCTGTCAAGAACGGTACCTTCGCAACTGGGAATTTCATTAAAAGACGCCTACGCTCAGTCGGAAAGGCTCCGTGCATTTGTCAATGAATCTTCTACAAACCAAAGACTGTTTGAGACAGCAGTAAAGTTAGAGGGGCTTCCAAGGCACACTTCTACCCATGCAGCTGGGGTAGTCATTTCTGAAGAACCTCTTGTTAACACGGTCCCCATAAGTGATGGCAGTCAATCTGTATATCTCACTCAGTATGCGATGGATGATCTGGAAGAGGTTGGACTATTAAAAATGGATTTTCTGGGCTTAAGGAATTTATCTCTCATAGAATCTATTATTGATGTGATAAAAAAGAGAGCAAGGATCAATCTCGATATAAAAACGATCCCTTTGGATGATCAGGATACGTATTCCATGTTAAGTCGTGGAGAAACGACGGGTGTGTTTCAATTAGAGTCTGAAGGGATGAGAAATGTATTAAAACGGTTAAAGCCAACAAATTTTGAAGATATTGTTGCGGTAAATGCTTTATACCGTCCCGGACCTATGGAAAATATTCCGATGTTTATTGATAGGAAGCATGGGAAAGAACATATCTCGTATTTGCATGAAGATTTGAAGCCAATTCTTGAAAATACGTATGGAATCATCGTGTATCAAGAACAAATCATGCAAATTGCTTCAACGATGGCGGGCTTTAGCTTAGGTGAGGCTGACTTATTGAGGAGAGCTGTTGGAAAAAAGAAAAAAGAAATTCTTGATAAAGAAAGACAACATTTCGTTGAAGGAGCAATCACAAAAGGGTATGAGACAAGCATTGCCAATGAGGTATATGATCTTATCGTAAAATTTGCAAACTATGGATTTAACAGGAGCCATGCGGTTGCATATAGTGTAATTGCGTATCAACTTGCTTACCTAAAGGCGAAATATCCTGTGTATTTTATGGCGGCGTTATTATCCTCAAGTATAGGGAATGAATCAAAAATTGCTCAATATATAAAAGAATGTCGAGAAATGGGTATTCAAATTTTGCCGCCATCCATTAACAAAAGCGGCTATACCTTCTTAGTGGAAAACCATGCGATTCGATATAGTCTTACAGCCATAAAGGGGATAGGTGTTGCTGCTTTAAAAGGCTTGTTCACTGCTAGAAAGAGTAAGAAATTTACGGACCTCTTTGATTTTTGTATTCGAGTGTCAGCTAAATCGGTGAACCGCAAGGCATTAGAATCGCTCATCCATTCCGGTAGCTTTGATGAATTCGGAGAAGACCGTGCCGTACTGTTGGCTAGCCTTGACGTTGCTTTAGATCATGCACAGTTGGTAAATCCGGATGACGCTCAGCAAGGGGATTTATTTTCAGATGATGAATTTTTCCTAAAACCAAAGTATGTAAACGTTGATCCGATAAGGGCTGAAGATAAACTAAGACAGGAAAAAGAGGCACTAGGCTTATATCTTTCGGACCATCCCGTTTCGATCTATGAGAGAGAAGCAAAGTTGGAACAAGCAATGGCGATTTCCACCATTTCGAACGAAGGAAGAAATGTAAGGGTTTTGGTCTATATTACTGAAATGAAGAAAATCCGTACAAAAAAGGGAGAAACCATGGCTTTCTTGACTGTATCGGATCAAAGTGGTGATATGGAGGCGGTTGTGTTTCCTACTGTTCTTAAAAGATATACGATTCTCTTACAACAAGGAAATATTGTGATTTTTGACGGGAAGATCGAAGAACGAAATGGAGGAAAGCAACTCGTTATATCATCGGCTAAGGAAGTAGTTAAAAACGAAGAAGCGGTGGAAGGTAAAAACGTACTATACCTAAAAATACAAAAGCATCAAGAACAAGGTGAATTCTTGCACACATTAAAGAAATTGTTAAACAGATATAGTGGAGGAACACCTGTTATTCTTTACTACGAAGAAACTAGGAAAAGTATCAGGCTTGGTAAAGAGGATTATGTACAACCCACAACGGTACTCTTAAGTGAAATCCAATCGCTGCTAGGTTCAGATAATGTCATTTTGAAATAA
- a CDS encoding YtpI family protein codes for MPIFVIIIVVSIMFYIFYKIQFFRSNRPAEKKWISAKSNIALGLFIASFGMNRIMISQSTVVYIIGAIFIALGAYNIWGGVKAYRYFLPLAAKEATELKKHM; via the coding sequence ATGCCTATTTTTGTCATTATCATTGTAGTATCTATTATGTTTTATATCTTTTATAAAATCCAATTCTTTCGTTCCAACCGCCCGGCAGAAAAGAAATGGATTTCCGCAAAAAGCAATATTGCTCTAGGACTATTTATTGCATCCTTTGGAATGAATCGTATCATGATTTCTCAATCCACTGTAGTGTATATCATAGGAGCTATTTTTATCGCTCTTGGAGCATACAATATTTGGGGTGGAGTAAAAGCTTATAGGTATTTCCTTCCTCTTGCAGCAAAGGAAGCTACTGAATTAAAAAAGCATATGTAA